From Candidatus Bathyarchaeia archaeon:
TTTTCTCCCTTCTTGTCTAAAACCGCCGCAATTGCCTTCATGTAACCGCCTTTTAAATAACGCCATAACATATTTTTGCAGTTTAAACCATTTAAACTAAACCCAAGCTGGAGGAGCCTCAATGGGAGGACTTAAGCTCGTCAGCTTTGATGTTTGGGATACTTTGCTTTCTGTTAGGGCTTTTTATCGAGACATAGCCTTGGAGCTTTCAAAAGCTCTTGGAGAGCCAACAGTCCTCGAAGACAAGCTCATGGAGGGTTATAGAAAAGTCAGGGCCATTAGAAGGGCGGGTGGATTCAGCGATTCCAGCATAGTTCCGGCAGCCCTAAAAATTATAGCGGACTTTCTTAGCGTAAAAACTGAAACCATTGAGAGAGCAATTTTGGATGTTGCAGAGAAAGGCTTGCCTGGACATTACTTGATGGACGGTGTATTGGAGTCAGTCTGCCACATGAAACGGTTGGGGTTCACGGTTATAGTTGTCGGCAATGTGGTTTTCTGGCCTGGGAAAGTCAATAGGATCCTGCTTGAAAAGGCAGGTTTGGCAAGATTTATAGATGAACAGTTTTACGCTGACGAAGTTGGAGTTTCAAAACCTAAACCGGAAATCTTTGCAAAAGCCCTTTCAAGGTTCAATGTTGAGCCCCATGAGGCCCTCCACGTGGGCGACAGCCTCTTCGAGGATCTTGTTGGCGCCGTGCTCGCCCAGATGAACGCCGTTCTGATTGATAAGAATGTGGACCATGTTGTTAAGCTTTCAAGCTGGAACGCCTATATAATCCCGAATATTAGTCTTCTGAAGCAGGTGGTTCAAGAACTGGAAAAGCATTAATCCCAAACCATCCTATCTTCTAGGAGGGAAAACGTTTGCCAATCCTTCCCATCGACACTGGGCGTTATGGCACACCTGAAATGAGGAGAATCTTCGAGGAGGAAAACCGCATCCAAAAAATGTTGGATGTTGAAGCTGCCCTGGCATGGGCGCACGCTGAGGTTGGCAATATACCGCAGGAAGACGCTGAAAGGATAATGGCTGCTGCGTCGCTTGAACACGTGAGGCTTACCCGCATAAAAGAGATTGAACGAGAAATCAAACATGATGTTATGGCGCTTGTCAAGGCGCTGGCGGAGGCTTGCGGACCAAGCGGGGCTTACGTGCACCTCGGCGCCACAAGCTATGATATTGTTGATACGGCCACAGCCCTCCAATTGAAGGAAGCCTTGGACATTATAGAGAAGCGGCTGAACGATTTCGAGAAAGTTTTGATGGAGAAAGCCCTACGCTACAAGGAAACGTTGATGATGGGACGAACCCATGGACAGCATGCCCTGCCCATTACCTTGGGCTTCAAGTTTGCTGTTTGGATGAGGGAAATCTCCCGCCACATTCAAAGGCTTAGAGAGTGCCGCGAACGAGTGCTTGTGGGAAAGATGAGCGGCGCAGTGGGCACGCAGGCGGGTTTAGGCGAACAGGCTATGAAAATCCAAGAACTTGTAATGAAAAGGCTCGGCTTAAAACCGGCAGACATCTCCACGCAAATCGTACAGAGAGATCGCCACGCCGAATTAATATGCCTACTGGCTTTGGTTGCCGCAAGCCTAGAGAACTTCGCCACGGAAATACGTGAACTCCAACGGCCCGAGATAGGTGAGTTGGCTGAACCATTCGAAGCGGAAAAACAGGTAGGGAGCTCCACCATGCCCCACAAGAAGAACCCAGAGACCTGCGAGCGCATTTGCGGATTAGCCCGCATAGTCAGAAGCCTTGTAATCCCGGCTTTGGAGAACGTGGTGACGTGGCATGAACGCGACTTAACTCAATCCTCTGCGGAGCGCTTCATTATTCCAGAAGCCTGCATCCTCGTGGATTACATGCTCCTCCTAATGACAAACGTGGTGGCAAACATTTACGTGAATGAGGAGCGCATGCGCCAAAACATAGAGTTAACCCAGGGAAGAGCCATGTCAGAAGCCGTCATGATAGCCCTAACAAGGAAGGGCTTAAGCCGACAGGAAGCCCATGAACTGCTAAGAAAGCTAACAATAAAAAGCGAAGTAGAAAAAGTTCCATTCAAAAAAGTCTTATTGGAAAACGAAGTTGTAAGGGGAAAACTAAGCGAAAAAGAAATCGACGATGCATTAAATCCGCGAAACTATCTTGGAACTGCTATGCAGCAAGTTGAACTCATGGTGGAAAAAACAAGAAAGGAGCGCAAAAAAAGAGGGCTAAAGGATTAAAAATTTAACCTTCTGATTCGTTGGCGGCTTTCCTTGTTCTTATTGCAGGTATACCCGCAATCGCAACAAGCAGCAACGCTGCAGCCAAGCTTGGAAGTTCCGGATGACTTGTGTTCCGAATATTTCAAGCCTATGCTTGCTGTGGGCGTATGTTATATGAAAAATGCATTGAACGTCATTACATGTCTTCGTGTAGTTGACGCCCTCTTCAAGTTGGACGTCATCCATGTATAGAGTGAAGCCTCCCCAAAGGATGCTTAATGGGATGGTTATGTCGCAGAAGCCTTTTGTTCCCGCTGGTCCGGTTATGTTGAAGCTTATCGATTTGATGTTTATGTTAAATTGGAATTGCGAAACAGAAGAGTTGCTGTACACTTCCACTTTCACGCTGTTATAGGCTATGAACTTTCTTGTTACAGGCTTCGTCGGCGCCATGAGCGGGCAGTAATCAATGTTTTTAGCGTTTATAACGTAGGGTGTGTTCCATAAGCCTGAACCGTCAAGTTCTGTAGCGTTGGGATATTTATTCTCATATCCGCTCCAGTAGTTTCCGCCAGTGGGATAGCTGCTGTTCCAGAAGTTACCATCGCCGGACCAATAATAAGTTACATGTTTCATGTTGTCTACGAAGTTATTGTGATAGATGCAGTTGTTCTGGCAGCCGCTGGAAATGTAGACTCCCTCATTGTTGTTTATGATGGTGTTGTCGGAGATATTGTTGTATGTGCCGCCTGCAAATATCCCTCTTTCATAGTTTTCTGCAATGTTGTTTCCGACAATAACGTTGTGTTGTCCTCCGATGCTGATGCCATATTTGCATGCGATCACGTCGTTTTCTAAAATGCTGTTATACTGCCCGTTGACCGCCATGCCGTTTTGACCAGAACCCGCCACATAGTTGTTGCGTATGACGTTATAGCTTGCGTGTGTATAGTGTGTATAGTGTTGTTTGACGACTGGTAGAGGACTATGCTGCCGTATCCATATCCAACATCGCCGTTATCGATGAGACTGTTTCCATAAATTGTGCAGTTGTTGGAGTAAGCGAGCACTATACCCTCAAGATTTTTCTCTAGGGTCAAGTTCGTCACAGTTATGTTTCTACAGCTGATTAAGGCCACAAACCAAGCGTTTAACGGAATAGTATCGTTCTCCCTTTTAAACCAATAATAATTGGCTTGCCGTTAACCGTGTTTGAAACATCCACCTCATCGTACAAGCATGGTAGTTCAGTCCTGTAGCACTTAGTACAAAGTTTAACAAACCATTGTTTACAATGACGTTGCCTTTCAAGGTGTTGGGTATGTGGCTGCTGCAGTATCCGAGTCCTCCTCCAAGTATGAGGCCCCAACTGTTTTCTGCAACATAATTATAGGAAACGTTGCATCCATCAATCCCCGTGCCCATGGAGATTCCTTCTCCATTTGATATTTGTTTCGCGTGACAATGTTTTCGCAAACGTTGCTGAAATCGCTTCCAACATTAATTCCGCGGTCATTTCCCGTTACGTTGTTTTGGTAAACGCTGTTGCGATAACCACCTAAGTATATTCCATAATTGCTGTTGGATGTTACAGTG
This genomic window contains:
- a CDS encoding HAD family hydrolase, translated to MGGLKLVSFDVWDTLLSVRAFYRDIALELSKALGEPTVLEDKLMEGYRKVRAIRRAGGFSDSSIVPAALKIIADFLSVKTETIERAILDVAEKGLPGHYLMDGVLESVCHMKRLGFTVIVVGNVVFWPGKVNRILLEKAGLARFIDEQFYADEVGVSKPKPEIFAKALSRFNVEPHEALHVGDSLFEDLVGAVLAQMNAVLIDKNVDHVVKLSSWNAYIIPNISLLKQVVQELEKH
- the purB gene encoding adenylosuccinate lyase; this encodes MPILPIDTGRYGTPEMRRIFEEENRIQKMLDVEAALAWAHAEVGNIPQEDAERIMAAASLEHVRLTRIKEIEREIKHDVMALVKALAEACGPSGAYVHLGATSYDIVDTATALQLKEALDIIEKRLNDFEKVLMEKALRYKETLMMGRTHGQHALPITLGFKFAVWMREISRHIQRLRECRERVLVGKMSGAVGTQAGLGEQAMKIQELVMKRLGLKPADISTQIVQRDRHAELICLLALVAASLENFATEIRELQRPEIGELAEPFEAEKQVGSSTMPHKKNPETCERICGLARIVRSLVIPALENVVTWHERDLTQSSAERFIIPEACILVDYMLLLMTNVVANIYVNEERMRQNIELTQGRAMSEAVMIALTRKGLSRQEAHELLRKLTIKSEVEKVPFKKVLLENEVVRGKLSEKEIDDALNPRNYLGTAMQQVELMVEKTRKERKKRGLKD
- a CDS encoding NosD domain-containing protein; amino-acid sequence: MAGSGQNGMAVNGQYNSILENDVIACKYGISIGGQHNVIVGNNIAENYERGIFAGGTYNNISDNTIINNNEGVYISSGCQNNCIYHNNFVDNMKHVTYYWSGDGNFWNSSYPTGGNYWSGYENKYPNATELDGSGLWNTPYVINAKNIDYCPLMAPTKPVTRKFIAYNSVKVEVYSNSSVSQFQFNINIKSISFNITGPAGTKGFCDITIPLSILWGGFTLYMDDVQLEEGVNYTKTCNDVQCIFHITYAHSKHRLEIFGTQVIRNFQAWLQRCCLLRLRVYLQ
- a CDS encoding DUF1565 domain-containing protein, which encodes MALISCRNITVTNLTLEKNLEGIVLAYSNNCTIYGNSLIDNGDVGYGYGSIVLYQSSNNTIHTIHTQAITSYATTMWRVLVKTAWRSTGSITAF